Proteins from a genomic interval of Colletes latitarsis isolate SP2378_abdomen chromosome 3, iyColLati1, whole genome shotgun sequence:
- the LOC143340595 gene encoding uncharacterized protein LOC143340595: MATTYIEYARTKLLYLEQTRVNFKPEELIELIIGAIIDQSVRQSLINGNYQTTSDLLVGITQFAKPSKSREEYKGTENRDRQKRDNRKRCYTCNEVGHFQHDCPKKRRQGTSEELTKKVITCSFCSKKGHDESKCWIKQRTQGNNQGRKKPEANVCHTSSHNLTPILLKTTPVYCLMDSGADCSLIKESVAKRVGCNVVPFVTTVYGLGKVNVSTIGRSSVLMQSEDVSVEMDLFVVSDCDSLHDVIIGRNVLSHADLRMVTDVSGTRLLRVPDAVIGNQPGQQCCVATTVVDEARGPVEEILQRYEEMLSSCGRIRPVTTGEMKIIVKDDKVVNYHPYRLSFTE, from the coding sequence ATGGCTACGACATATATTGAATATGCGCGAACCAAATTGCTATATTTAGAGCAAACACGTGTTAATTTTAAGCCGGAGGAACTTATTGAACTAATTATCGGGGCCATCATTGACCAAAGCGTACGCCAATCACTGATAAACGGAAATTATCAAACCACTTCCGATTTGTTAGTCGGCATAACTCAATTTGCGAAACCGTCCAAGTCCAGAGAAGAATATAAGGGGACGGAGAACAGGGATCGACAGAAAAGGGACAACAGGAAGAGGTGCTACACCTGCAATGAAGTGGGTCATTTCCAACACGATTGCCCTAAGAAACGTAGACAGGGTACGAGTGAAGAATTGACGAAGAAAGTGATCACCTGTTCGTTCTGTTCGAAGAAAGGGCACGACGAATCGAAGTGTTGGATCAAGCAGCGGACCCAGGGGAACAATCAAGGTCGAAAGAAACCAGAAGCGAACGTCTGTCACACGTCGAGTCACAACCTAACGCCCATTTTGCTAAAAACCACCCCTGTTTATTGTCTAATGGACAGCGGAGCTGATTGCTCGCTCATAAAGGAATCCGTTGCAAAAAGGGTGGGATGTAACGTCGTTCCTTTTGTCACGACGGTATATGGGCTCGGGAAAGTGAATGTATCGACGATCGGACGTTCATCGGTTCTAATGCAATCAGAGGATGTGTCTGTGGAGATGGACTTATTTGTTGTCAGCGATTGTGACTCCTTGCACGACGTCATAATCGGGAGAAACGTCCTCTCACATGCCGATCTACGAATGGTAACGGATGTCAGTGGtacgaggttgctgcgagtcccTGATGCAGTCATCGGTAACCAGCCTGGACAACAATGCTGCGTCGCCACGACAGTCGTCGACGAAGCGCGTGGTCCAGTGGAGGAGATCTTGCAGCGGTACGAGGAAATGCTTTCTTCGTGCGGCCGGATTCGACCGGTGACCACGGGAGAAATGAAGATTATCGTCAAGGACGACAAAGTGGTAAACTATCACCCGTACCGTCTATCTTTTACTGAGTGA